The following nucleotide sequence is from Cellvibrio sp. PSBB006.
CATTTATCTTCAAAAAGGGCGATTACTATTATTTGTTTGCATCCTGGGATAAGTGTTGTCGCGGAAAAGACAGTGATTATAAAGTTGTCGTCGGTCGCGCTAAAAATATTCGCGGACCTTATCTGGATAAAGACGGCGTGGATATGAATCACGGCGGCGGTTCATTGGTGATCGCCGGCAATAAAGATTGGATCGCCCTGGGCCACAACAGCGCTTACACCTTTGGCAAGAAAGATTATCTGGTGCTACATGCTTATGAAACAGCGGATAATTATTTACAGAAAATTAAAATCCTGGAGATGACGTGGGATAAAGACGCCTGGCCAGTGGTTGATGCGAAAGCGTTGGATCGGTATCAAAGTAAGTTGATAGATTGAGGTATCTGTCGGATTACGACGCTGGCGCGTCTAATCCGACCTACGGGAACTACCGGGTAGGTCGGATTAGGCAAAGCCGTAATCCGACACACAATTAACAATGAAACACCAGCCTAGCGAAATACCAATCGCATCCGGCAAATCAATCCCCTCGCCCACCCCGCAACAAACGCACGTAATAAATACCACCGGCAATAGAATTCTTCTTTGCAACAAATTTCACTACCAGTTTTCCACCCGGTGCCGACGCGACCAACGCGCGTGGAAGCGGGTAATCAACTGTGTAAAAATCCTTATCTTTGCGCGCCTGCAATTCCACTTCAGCAATGACATGATCATTGATCACAATATCAAAACGGCGACCGGTGTCGCCGGAAAAGTAAGTCACCCGCAGAGTGGTAGCGACATGTTCCGGATCATTCATGACATAACTGAACCAACCTTCAGCGTGACGCCAATGGCGCCCCAGATGAATACCCATATCACTGCGTTCAGATTTCAGAAAATGATCCGACTCCGGTTGCTGCTGGCCGGGATTAACCTCATCAATTGTCATAGCGTCCAGCGCGAAGCGAGTGCGTTCCTTCATGCTATTCGCGGCCTGCAAGGCTTCAAATTGTCTCTTGCTGGTCATCGGCCAGTACAGGGTATAACGTGAATCATGCAATCGAAAAAACGGGATCAATTCCACCTGGCGAGCCTGATCACCTTCCATTGCCGGCGCACGGAAGGTTAAGGACTTTCCAGCCACCGGGGTGATTTTTTGCAGAAAATCCTTATCGTCCGTCACAAAGGTAGGTGCCGTATCCAGCGGACATAGTTGACCTTGCGCGATGTGCCCCATGCGACTGTCATCGGCAAAATATTGCAGTTTTTCCGTGGGAAAAGGCTGTGTCTTCGCTGCGAGTACGATAGGACCATGGAGCACAGCATAATAGTCGGATTGATCTGGCATCGACTCCATGTGCGTATGCATTGGGGTATCGATAGTCACTTTGTCGCCAGCGCGCCAATCACGTTTTATCTGTACATACTGACCCGGCTTCGCTGTAACGTTTATTTCTTTATCGTTGACGCGCACGGCCAGTGCTTTATTAGCAACCCAATTCGGGTAACGAATGTTCAGGGTAAACTTTCCGTTATTCTCAATATGAATTGCACTGCGCTCAGCATCGGGAAATGCCGTTTCCTGACGCACTTTGATTTTCTTCTCACGCCAGTTCAAGGTGGACGGAATAAACAAATTAACGTAAAGCTGATCGCCCTGATGCGCGTAAATCAATTCGCCGTACTTGCCGTGATTTTCAATCCCGGAACCAACGCAACACCACATCGCCTTATCCACTTGCGAATAAACGCGATAATGATTGGGGCGCATCGGCGTGAAATAAACGAGCCCGCCGGTATCCGGATGTTGTGAGGATAAAATATGGTTGTACAAGCCACGCTCATAAAAATCCAGGTACTTTAAATTTCCTGAAGATTCATAAAATAATTTGGACAGCTTCAACATATTATAGGTATTACATGTTTCTGGCCCCTCCACTTCCTCAATCATTGGCTGAAAATCATCAGCCGGGTGGAAATGTTCTTTCACACTGTTGCCACCGATCGCTACACTACGCTTCTCTACCACAGTCTCCCAAAAGAACTGCGCCGCATCATTCCACTTTTTATCATTCGTCGCATCGGCAATACGCTTGAACCCGATAACCTTGGGTATCTGGGTATTGGCATGCATGCCGTTCAGTTGATCCTCATATTGCAATAGTGGATTCAATAAATGGCGATGGGAAAAACGTTTCGCCAGGACAAGATATTTTTTATCGCCGGTTATGTCCGCCACATCGACAAATATTTCATTCATGCCGCCGTATTCGCTGCGCAACATCAATTCCATTTGCTCATCACTTAACGACTCGGTTAATCGCAGGGCCCAATCAGACAGCTTGACCAACATTGCCTTCGCCGTTTCATTACCGGCATAGAGATACGCATCACGTAAACCTGCGTAGGTTTTATGGAGGTTATACCAGGGCACCCATTTATCGTTGAGTGAAAAATTGTCGACCTTGATCTGGCCTTTAGCCAACGCTTTCCAGGCATCATCACCATCGGGAATGCCACCGAGATAGCCATTACCATTTTTATCCTGACATTTTTTTAACTCATCAATCATGTAATTCAAGCGCTTCAGCACGATTTCATTACCGGTTGATGCGTACATCAGCGCCAAAGCCGTGATGTAGTGCCCACCGATGTGACCATCGAGCCCGGACGATTCCCAGTTGCCGTAACTCTCTGCCTTTAACGGCAAACCCGCCTCACGCCGATAGGGCGCCAGCAGACGATCCGGCTCCATCGCGAGCAGGTATTGGAGATTGGTTTGCTCGGCGTGTTTGAAGGGGCTATCCAACAACCGAACGTCTTCCAGAGGAAACGGCTCTACCGCAGGAGCAGCGCCAACCAGTGCGGAATTAACGAGAAGTAATAACAAAATAGCAGCGAAAATTTTCATAAGACCTCTGACAGAAAAGCGAGAAGTTGCTCACTCGCACTCGTTATTATCAGGCCCCGAAGGCACCTCCTTTCTTGCTCCATGCATAGCACATAATCATCCTTAAATTAGTTTTGACCAGCAAAAAAGAACTAAGTGGCACGGCGGGAATGTGATGTAAAATGTGCCAAAATATCAATATAACTCAGTTCCTGTTATTCGTAACCATTTGATAAATAAGCTCTTTTTTCAGAATCAGCAACTCGGACTCGCTGCCTGGCGAAAAGTTTGATTATAATTTTATAATACAATATTATTGGTAGCGCCTCCAAGCGCAATAATAACTCACATGCCCGCCTGCACACTAACAATAACCTGTTGCAGCGCGGCGAAATGCTTAATCCTCAGGGGAGTAACAATAATGTTTAAGCGTTCTGTACTTAGCACCAGCATTGCTGTGGCAATCGCTGTGTCTGCCCAATCCGTTTTAGCCCAGGAAGAAGCCGATGATTCCATGATCGAAGAGGTCGTGGTGACGGGTATTCGTGCGAGCTTGACGAAAGGTCTGGATATCAAACGCAACGCCTATCAAATCGTTGATGCGATCGTCGCCGAAGATATCGGTAAATTTCCTGATAACAACGTAGTGGAAGCCTTGCAGCGTGTGTCAGGTATTCAGGTGACTGATCGCGGTGCGGGTGAAGTATCCAAAGTTGCCATTCGCGGCCTTGATGATGTAACCACTACTATCAATGGTAGGAATATTTTCACCGCATCCGGACTTTCTGTGGCCTTACAAGATATACCTGCGAGCCTCCTAGGCCGCGTTGATGTTTATAAGACCCGTTCGGCAGATTTAATAGAAACTGGCATCGCTGGTCAAATTGATATTCATACGCAACGTCCCTTTGATTTCGATGGTAGTAAAGTTGTTATTGCTGCTCGCGGTATCTATCAGGAACAGTCAGATGAAGTCGACCCGAACATCAGCGCTCTTTTCAGCAACCGCTGGGAAACTGGTGCCGGAGAATTCGGTGCTTTATTAAATATTTCCTATGCTGAAACCAATTATCGTGATCAGTCTGTTACAGCGGGAGCTATGATGCCTTTTGCTACGGATAATCCACCGGCAGGCTGGGCTCCCTATGAAATTATTCGTTCCACTGACGGACGTGCCACCGAAGACCCTATTTGGCAACCAGGACTCGAAGCAGGTCTACCGTTCGCACCCGGCTCCACTCTCGAAGTGAATGGTGAGGAAGTTGAATATTTGCTATCTCGCGACGCTATATTCGCTAGTGACTTCACCGGTAAACGCGAACGTCCTGCTGCAAATATCTCTCTGCAGTTTGCCCCAAGTGAAACATCGGAATATATGTTTGAAGCCTTTTACAACGGCTACCGCGATGAATCTTTCAACTCATTGCTTTTCTCCTTCGTTGATTGGTGGGGCAACCTTGGTGATGATCCCAGTTCAACCCTAAGCCTTTATGATGGGACAAACATCATAAAGGAAAGAACTATTGGGGCACCTTATAATTTTACCAGCGGAGATTTGCGCACTGGAGAAACCGATAGCTACGTTTATGCTCTAGGCGGAAAATGGGACATCACAAATAACTTCGAACTTGAATCAGAGTTGGTTTACCAAACCAGCGAATACAATGAGACCTTCTTTGCCATGAGAACGGAAAGGGTCACTCATGAAATCGACGTAGATTTCAACTCTGGTGGAGGTGTTCCCGCTTTTGGTTTCAATGATAATCCAGCCACTGCGGATATTGATGAAAGCAATGCCGCAGACCCTAGTCAATGGACTATCAACCAGCTTTATGATAACGGCAACAAACGCGATGGGGATGCTATCACTTTCACTATTGATGGCGATTATGGTATTGATGGGGGCTTTGTCAAGAATGTCAGTTTCGGCCTACGTTACGATGATCGTCAAGCATCTGAAGCACAACGAATTCAAGATACTGACAGGTGCGGCATTAACCCTGAGGACCCAACAGGCCCCGAGATTTGTTTGACTACCACCTTCCAGGATTTGCCTGGATTGGTACACATCAATAGCGCTTTCTTCGATGGCGAATCAGATGTGCCAACCTCTTGGGCTGTCGCCGATGGACATTATATTCGCAGTAATGCTGATGCTATCAGAAGAATGTATAACGAAGAGGCCGGAGCCAATCTGGCCCTAAGTGATCAGTTAAATGTTGTTGAAAATTTTAATGTTGATGAATTAACTACGGCAGTTTATCTACAGGCTGATTTTGAAACCGAGATCGCTGGCCGCGTATTGGATGGACAGTTTGGCGTACGCTATGTTTCAATCGATACCGATGTTGCATTCACTACCGGATCTGTGTCAACCAGTGTTTCGAAAGCATTGCCCAGCCTGATGGTAAGATATGGCATCACTGAAGACTTGATCGCTCGATTCAGCTATGGTGAAACACTCCGTCGCGCCGCGTTCTTCCAATTAAATCCCACCATAAACTATGTAGAGGACGTAACCAATATTGGTTACGGTACAGCTACAGGTGGAAACCCCAATCTTGATCCTACCGAATCCAAAAACTATGACGTTTCATTGGAGTGGTATTTCTCTGATTCAAGCTCCATCTATGGAACACTGTTCCGTCGAGAAGTAGAAGGCTTCGTTGTAGATTTTGCGCGTCGAGTCACCTATGAAGATTATGATTACATTCTTACTCAACCGGATAATGCTTCAAATGGTGAGCTTGAGGGCTTGGAATTGGGGGTAGTGTATTTCCCTGATAACCTTCCAGGTATACTCGACGGCTTCGGTATTCAAGCCAGTTATACCGCACTTGATTCAACTCAAGACATTCCAATCACCGATGACGAAGGAAATCTGGTTGGCACAGACACAACACCTCTGTTTGGTGTTTCGGATAGTTCTTATAGCGTTGTGCTAGCTTATGAAAGGGATAAGTTTGATGCACGCCTCTCATATGTCTGGCGTGATGACTTCCTGAACAACTATGAAGCTCGCCAATTCGCAAACCCATTGGGCATCTACCGCAAAGCGGAAGAAAGCATGGACCTACAGGTAAGTTATGACGTGACCGACAATCTCGTGGTGACATTTGACGCAACAAACCTGACTAATGAGTTGTATCAAAGTTATTATGAATATCCTACAACGCATAACTTCGGTTCTTCTCTTTACAGCCGAACCTTTGCCGTTGGTGCGCGATATTCGTTCTAGAAGATGTACTTCGAGTGATAAAAAGTGGCAGACACACGGCTGCCACTTTTTAAGATAAAGAACAATAATGATCAGCCATTTCTTTATATTTTTCTTTCTAATGAAAATTCGTTTTCTTACTGCAACACTGCATGAGGCAAGAGTCACATTGCAGTTTTATTTATCACGAGAAGATCCACGTGATCTTTATAATCAACAATCTTTCAACATAACAATAATAGTAACTATTTTATCCAACTCCACACCCTGACACGGCACCTGCTCTTCCATAAATAAAATGCTGGGACGCATAACGTTATCGGCATCCACACCGTGCTCTTCGCAACATCTATTAACGCGAATGCAGTGGGCATTGAATAATAATTTTTCAACAAGGAGATCTGACAATGACAATTAAACATTTGTCAGCGTATTTAATAGCTGCTTTTCTATCGCTGTTTTTAATCCAGTCTGTGTCCGCCATTCAACTGTCCGGCACTACCGATATCCATGACCCATCAACCATTGTCCGAGATGGCGACCGATTCTGGACTTTCGGTACCGGCGGTGGCGCCAATAATTTTCCGATCAACGCGCTCTACTCTTACGACTTGATTAATTGGCAGCGAGGCCCTTCACCTATTCCACGCAATACTTATCCGAATTGGATCAACAGCAAAGTGCCGGGCTTTGACGGTAATTTCTGGGCGCCGGATCTGATCGAAATGAATGGCAGATTTTATTTGTATTATTCCGCCTTCAGTGCAACGTCAGGAATGCGTTCGGCGATTGGCGTGATGGTAACGGACTCACTCAATAATCCGAACTGGCGCGATCTCGGTATGATTGTGTCCACGATAGATGAACCTCGCTCATCAGCGAATGAACCTGTCAATGCAATCGACGCAGGCGTTTTTCGCGATGCAAACAACAACGTCTGGATAGTATACGGGTCGCACTATGCCGGCCTCTACATGGTTCAGATTAACCCTGCCACCGGGTTGCGTTTGAATAACACGCGTCACGGTGTTGTAGGGAACAACGGACGATGGAGCGAGTTTGAAGCAGCGCAAGTGCAATACATCAATGGTTACTACTATATGTTCGTCAACCTCGGCGAGTGTTGCGCAGGCAATCAAAGTACGTATTACATTGTTGTTGGCCGCTCAACCAGCCCTACCGGCCCTTACCTGGATAAAAACGGCCGTAGCCTGTGGGATTACGGTGGCAGCGAAGTGTTATCTACCAGCGGAAATTATATTGGCCCAGGTCATTTCGGTTATTTAAATAATAACGGCCAGCATCTCGCTTCCATTCATTACTACGATGGCACAACCGCCACTGGCTGGCCGGGTCGGCTGGATTTACTGCAAATCAATATGTCCAATGGCTGGCCGACTTTCACACGTAATTTCACGTTGAACCCAATTGGTCAACCCAATAACAACACAGCACCCATTGCGAATGGCACCTATCGCATAACGCCGGTTCACAGCAACAAGGCGTTGGACGTTGCCAATTGCGCATCCAGTGACGGCAGCAACGTGCAACAGTGGTCATGGCTGAATAATGATTGTCAGAAATGGCAAGTCACCAATGTTGGTAATGGTTACTACCGCATCTCTCCCGTCGTCGCACCCACCAAAGCGCTTGATGTGGATGGCATTTCTACCGCCGATGGCGCCAATATTATGCTGTGGGAATACTGGGGGGGAGAAGGTCAGCAGTTTCGTTTTCAAAGCGCCGGTAGCGGAAAATGGCGGATCATCGCGCGACACAGCAATAAATGCCTTGATGTATCGGGCGTGTCACAAAACGATGGCGCGAACATCAATCAATGGAGCTGTATCAGCAATTCCACAAACCAACAATTTCAAATGACACGAGTTCAGTAATAAAAGCTCAAGCATCGCCTGCAAATATTGCAGGCGATGCGCGACACGATACGTCGCAGTCCCGAAGGATAAGTTAGGTTTTTCCAAAACCAGTGTCGTAGAACGATGTATCTTTTATGGACCCACTTTGTCTATCGCTTGATACACTTTACGCAAAAATACCGGATAAAGCGCATCGCGTTCATACATATTCAGATAAAACAAAACGATCAAATCATTCTCCGGGTCGATGATGTATTCGGTCCCGAATAACCCGCCCCAGGCATAAGCTGAATTGGACACTTCAGGTATCGGACTTTTCTTCTCGTTGTATAACTCAAACCCAAGCCCGAACTGAAAACCTTCACCGCCGGTATTTTTTTCCGGCAACCGGTTGATGGTCGTCATCAATTCAACCGTTTCCGGTTTCAGAATTCGTTTGCCGTTAAACGTGCCTTTATTGAGCATCATCTGGCAAAATTTTGCGTAGTCAGCGATGGGGCCATTCAGACCTATCGCGCCCTCCGCATAGGTTTGTTGTGGACTCACGGCGCCCTCGCTGTACATATTGGATGCAGCGATTAATTTGCCGTCTTTCGCGCTATACGCTTTTACAAAACGGCCCAACGCATCCGGCTCGTAATACCAGTCGGTATCCTTCATACCCAGCGGCAAAAGCACATTATCTTTCACGTACTGACGTAGCGGCCGCCCGGAAATTCTTTCAATGAGATAGCCGAGCATATTGGTGCTGACGTGATAGTTCCACTCACTACCCGGATCAAAACCCAGCGGGTATTTCACCAGCGCCAGCATCTCTTCTTCCAGATATTTCGCATTCAGATCACCACCACCGGTATGTTGGCCGTGCGGAACAACGTCTGGTATGGGTCCACCAAAAAAACCGGAGGGACGATCATCGCGTTTCAACTCAGCGCGGCGAATATCTCCCGCTAATCCAGCACCAAGACCGGATGAATGTGACATCAGATGAGCAAAAGTCATCGGTGTCGTTACGGGACGTGTTTCATAGCTTCCGTCATCATTGATCCTGGTGACTACCTCATCCGGAATCTCTGGAAAATATTTCGCCACTGGATCATCAATCGCCACCAGGCCTTTATCCACGAGCGTCATAAACGCCACCGTTACTATTGCCTTGGTTTGGGAAAAGAGCACATAGTAATCATCAACAGAAGCGGGAATTTTATTGTCAATGTCTTTCCAACCGAAGGCATCGTAATACATCACCTTGCCGTCCTTCGCCGCGAAAGCGGCAATGCTGCTGGCTTTTTTATCGTCGACAAAGGATTGCAGTAGAGCATCTATGTCCGCGATGGCCTGCGGTGTTGTGCCGATTTCCTGGGGAGTGGCGTGGTAGTCAAATTGTTGCGGGGATTCAATTTTTTGATGTTGGGTATTACAACCCCACAAGACTATTGCGAGACAATAAGCGCTACCAAGCATGACAAATTTTTTCATAGTTGATTTTCCTTATGATCGGGCTAGTGAATAATATGCGTTGTATTCTAGTGTTCGTCTTGGCATTAGCACAACACGCAGTACGTTGTCCTCTTGACTGTTCAGCAAACACACAAATAAAAAAGGCGCTCAACCAGGAGCGCCTTTTTCTTTACTACCTACTGTTTACACCGATTACGGTGCCGCATTTTGCGCAGCAACAATGCCTACATCGTCTGCGGTTAATACATCATCGTAAAATCGCAGGTCGTCCATCAAGCCAGTGAAGGGAACATCCCAGAAGTTCACGCCAATGGCAAAGTGGCTATCACCTGCACCGGCAAATACTGCCGGGAATCCCGTGAGCGTATTGGTGAGGACACCGTCGATATAGGTTTTCAAGGTGCCGTTATCAACCGTCATCACCAAGTGCTTCCAGGTAGCGACCGGAGCTTGCGCACCAAAGGTACCATCAAAGAAGGGGGTACTGCCGGACCACAGCATTGTGTGTTGCGCCGAGCCAGGACCACGAGGAACCAGGCTGATCCAATTTTCAGTATCTATCCAGCCGAAAAGTGCCGGCGTAAATTGGTTACCTGCCGTGACGTTCAGCCATAAGGAAATACTATAGGAGTCATCATTGATCAGGTTATCCGGCAGCAATACGCCAGACGTTCCATCCAATACCAGGGCTTTTCCGGTGACACCTTCTGCATTGGCAACACCATCGGCGTAGCTGATTTCACCGCCGGCCACGTTTACCAGATTGCCCACAACAGTTCCCGGGCCGACAAGGTTATCTTGCTCGTCAAGGTTTTCCTCAAACGCAAAGACAGCCACTGGAGCCGGTGGCGCTTTGGATTTAACAACCGCATTGAATTCCTTGGTGGTTGATATGCCGCCGTAAGTAATTGTCGCAATTAACGTTACCTCTGCATCAGGAGAGGTGGCGCTTGGCTGGGTAATATTTCCAACATTGTCCATCGCATCCTGATTCAGTGACTGCCAACTAATCGCCGTGGTGTAAGGACCAGCAATGGGCAAGTCGATGTCTTCCTTTAACTCCGAAATATTTCCAAGCGTCAACGCCGCTTTTGCTAACTCCAACACTTGCTCAGGCGTTCTGTCGCCCGGTTCAAGCACAGTGGCATCTTCGGGATTCAACACGGTGTTATAGATTTTCAAATCGTCGATCAGACCGTTAAACGGAATATCCCAATAGTTCACGCCTAACGCGAAGGTACCAATATTATTCGAGAAAAGATCTCCGAAACCTGTACCGGTAAATTTGCGCTCGCCATTGATATAAACCGCAACATCGCCGTTATCCACGGAGAAGAGCAAGTTAGACCATTCATTCGCTGGAATCAGTTCACCGGTCAGACCGTCGAACCAGTCCGGCTCACGTGCCCATAGCATGGTGTTACCGTCCCAACCTTGAGGCAAGAAGCTCACCCATTGTTCTGTATCCACTGCACCGAAGAAAGCGGTGGTAAATGCAGTCAGGGCTGTAGGTTTAATCCAGAATGAAACGGCGTATTCATAATTGGAAATCAAACCGGGCGGTAACAAAACACCGTTAGTGCCATTCAAGCTAACCGCTTGGCCATTCCAGCCTTCTGCATAAGCAACAGCACCGGTGTTATTGATGCGATCACCGGTCGCCGTACCTGCTTCAAAATTTCCGTTAGTCTCTTCGAGGTTGCCTTCAAAGGTGAACAATGCCAATGCAGGGATCGGCCTTATGGCGACCACATTGATGTCGAAGGTTTTGGTTTGCGTTTGGCCGTTCAAGGTGATGGTGGCTGTCATGGTGACTTGTTGATCACCCGCCGTAGCACTCGGACGGTTTACTTTTGCAAAGCCAGTCAACTCACCCGTCTTTTTATCGCGTTTGGGATTAATGATGGACTGATTACTGCTATCCCACGTGATGGTGGCTGCATTCGTACCACGCAATGGCAAAGTGAGACTGGGGTCGCTCAGATTTTCTGGCAATACCAGTGCATCAGCGATTGCATCAAGCGCTTCTGCAGTAGAGCGTTTCGGAAGCTGTGAGCCCCATACAGAAGCGCCTGCTGTAGACACCGCAGAAAAGGTGGGCACCAGACGGCGAGCAGCCTCATCCCATTGCCAGGCCATTATGCCTTCATAGGTTTTACCCGCTATCACCAAGGTAATA
It contains:
- a CDS encoding glycoside hydrolase family 127 protein yields the protein MKIFAAILLLLLVNSALVGAAPAVEPFPLEDVRLLDSPFKHAEQTNLQYLLAMEPDRLLAPYRREAGLPLKAESYGNWESSGLDGHIGGHYITALALMYASTGNEIVLKRLNYMIDELKKCQDKNGNGYLGGIPDGDDAWKALAKGQIKVDNFSLNDKWVPWYNLHKTYAGLRDAYLYAGNETAKAMLVKLSDWALRLTESLSDEQMELMLRSEYGGMNEIFVDVADITGDKKYLVLAKRFSHRHLLNPLLQYEDQLNGMHANTQIPKVIGFKRIADATNDKKWNDAAQFFWETVVEKRSVAIGGNSVKEHFHPADDFQPMIEEVEGPETCNTYNMLKLSKLFYESSGNLKYLDFYERGLYNHILSSQHPDTGGLVYFTPMRPNHYRVYSQVDKAMWCCVGSGIENHGKYGELIYAHQGDQLYVNLFIPSTLNWREKKIKVRQETAFPDAERSAIHIENNGKFTLNIRYPNWVANKALAVRVNDKEINVTAKPGQYVQIKRDWRAGDKVTIDTPMHTHMESMPDQSDYYAVLHGPIVLAAKTQPFPTEKLQYFADDSRMGHIAQGQLCPLDTAPTFVTDDKDFLQKITPVAGKSLTFRAPAMEGDQARQVELIPFFRLHDSRYTLYWPMTSKRQFEALQAANSMKERTRFALDAMTIDEVNPGQQQPESDHFLKSERSDMGIHLGRHWRHAEGWFSYVMNDPEHVATTLRVTYFSGDTGRRFDIVINDHVIAEVELQARKDKDFYTVDYPLPRALVASAPGGKLVVKFVAKKNSIAGGIYYVRLLRGGRGD
- a CDS encoding TonB-dependent receptor, whose translation is MFKRSVLSTSIAVAIAVSAQSVLAQEEADDSMIEEVVVTGIRASLTKGLDIKRNAYQIVDAIVAEDIGKFPDNNVVEALQRVSGIQVTDRGAGEVSKVAIRGLDDVTTTINGRNIFTASGLSVALQDIPASLLGRVDVYKTRSADLIETGIAGQIDIHTQRPFDFDGSKVVIAARGIYQEQSDEVDPNISALFSNRWETGAGEFGALLNISYAETNYRDQSVTAGAMMPFATDNPPAGWAPYEIIRSTDGRATEDPIWQPGLEAGLPFAPGSTLEVNGEEVEYLLSRDAIFASDFTGKRERPAANISLQFAPSETSEYMFEAFYNGYRDESFNSLLFSFVDWWGNLGDDPSSTLSLYDGTNIIKERTIGAPYNFTSGDLRTGETDSYVYALGGKWDITNNFELESELVYQTSEYNETFFAMRTERVTHEIDVDFNSGGGVPAFGFNDNPATADIDESNAADPSQWTINQLYDNGNKRDGDAITFTIDGDYGIDGGFVKNVSFGLRYDDRQASEAQRIQDTDRCGINPEDPTGPEICLTTTFQDLPGLVHINSAFFDGESDVPTSWAVADGHYIRSNADAIRRMYNEEAGANLALSDQLNVVENFNVDELTTAVYLQADFETEIAGRVLDGQFGVRYVSIDTDVAFTTGSVSTSVSKALPSLMVRYGITEDLIARFSYGETLRRAAFFQLNPTINYVEDVTNIGYGTATGGNPNLDPTESKNYDVSLEWYFSDSSSIYGTLFRREVEGFVVDFARRVTYEDYDYILTQPDNASNGELEGLELGVVYFPDNLPGILDGFGIQASYTALDSTQDIPITDDEGNLVGTDTTPLFGVSDSSYSVVLAYERDKFDARLSYVWRDDFLNNYEARQFANPLGIYRKAEESMDLQVSYDVTDNLVVTFDATNLTNELYQSYYEYPTTHNFGSSLYSRTFAVGARYSF
- a CDS encoding family 43 glycosylhydrolase, giving the protein MTIKHLSAYLIAAFLSLFLIQSVSAIQLSGTTDIHDPSTIVRDGDRFWTFGTGGGANNFPINALYSYDLINWQRGPSPIPRNTYPNWINSKVPGFDGNFWAPDLIEMNGRFYLYYSAFSATSGMRSAIGVMVTDSLNNPNWRDLGMIVSTIDEPRSSANEPVNAIDAGVFRDANNNVWIVYGSHYAGLYMVQINPATGLRLNNTRHGVVGNNGRWSEFEAAQVQYINGYYYMFVNLGECCAGNQSTYYIVVGRSTSPTGPYLDKNGRSLWDYGGSEVLSTSGNYIGPGHFGYLNNNGQHLASIHYYDGTTATGWPGRLDLLQINMSNGWPTFTRNFTLNPIGQPNNNTAPIANGTYRITPVHSNKALDVANCASSDGSNVQQWSWLNNDCQKWQVTNVGNGYYRISPVVAPTKALDVDGISTADGANIMLWEYWGGEGQQFRFQSAGSGKWRIIARHSNKCLDVSGVSQNDGANINQWSCISNSTNQQFQMTRVQ
- a CDS encoding serine hydrolase; translation: MKKFVMLGSAYCLAIVLWGCNTQHQKIESPQQFDYHATPQEIGTTPQAIADIDALLQSFVDDKKASSIAAFAAKDGKVMYYDAFGWKDIDNKIPASVDDYYVLFSQTKAIVTVAFMTLVDKGLVAIDDPVAKYFPEIPDEVVTRINDDGSYETRPVTTPMTFAHLMSHSSGLGAGLAGDIRRAELKRDDRPSGFFGGPIPDVVPHGQHTGGGDLNAKYLEEEMLALVKYPLGFDPGSEWNYHVSTNMLGYLIERISGRPLRQYVKDNVLLPLGMKDTDWYYEPDALGRFVKAYSAKDGKLIAASNMYSEGAVSPQQTYAEGAIGLNGPIADYAKFCQMMLNKGTFNGKRILKPETVELMTTINRLPEKNTGGEGFQFGLGFELYNEKKSPIPEVSNSAYAWGGLFGTEYIIDPENDLIVLFYLNMYERDALYPVFLRKVYQAIDKVGP
- a CDS encoding LamG-like jellyroll fold domain-containing protein; protein product: MKLRPITLALSAMLAMAGCGGSGDKEDLPDDVVPENTTHPDPTADASVIAYNDMAVHDPSIIRADDGTYYVFGSHLAAAKSTDLMTWERVADGVDDLNPLFETYSSEISEGIEWVGGHVGSWAADVIQRKDGKYYFYYNHCANNLSEENICNAPRSYLGVAVSDDVNGPYVDQGVFLRSGMSAEEIEQGYAPEGIAAYDGAVMPNAIDPDVFYDKNGNLWMVYGSYFGGIFILEMDEATGKPKDDQGYGKHLAGGGFAPIEGTWISYNPESDYYYMFNSIAGFDAAGGYNIRVSRSRNPDGPYLDAAGNNMVLARDNLATLSKYGVKLMGGFNFVSNVGDAGDSWGYLAPGHNSAIYDETLKKHLLVTHTRFPDRGEQHSVRVHEMWVNADGWLVASPQRYAPISGDNVVDAEDLIGDYRFINHETDSNTVGHDSIYIRLNDDRTITGEANGTYRLSDNNPERITLVIAGKTYEGIMAWQWDEAARRLVPTFSAVSTAGASVWGSQLPKRSTAEALDAIADALVLPENLSDPSLTLPLRGTNAATITWDSSNQSIINPKRDKKTGELTGFAKVNRPSATAGDQQVTMTATITLNGQTQTKTFDINVVAIRPIPALALFTFEGNLEETNGNFEAGTATGDRINNTGAVAYAEGWNGQAVSLNGTNGVLLPPGLISNYEYAVSFWIKPTALTAFTTAFFGAVDTEQWVSFLPQGWDGNTMLWAREPDWFDGLTGELIPANEWSNLLFSVDNGDVAVYINGERKFTGTGFGDLFSNNIGTFALGVNYWDIPFNGLIDDLKIYNTVLNPEDATVLEPGDRTPEQVLELAKAALTLGNISELKEDIDLPIAGPYTTAISWQSLNQDAMDNVGNITQPSATSPDAEVTLIATITYGGISTTKEFNAVVKSKAPPAPVAVFAFEENLDEQDNLVGPGTVVGNLVNVAGGEISYADGVANAEGVTGKALVLDGTSGVLLPDNLINDDSYSISLWLNVTAGNQFTPALFGWIDTENWISLVPRGPGSAQHTMLWSGSTPFFDGTFGAQAPVATWKHLVMTVDNGTLKTYIDGVLTNTLTGFPAVFAGAGDSHFAIGVNFWDVPFTGLMDDLRFYDDVLTADDVGIVAAQNAAP